One genomic window of Myxococcales bacterium includes the following:
- a CDS encoding carbohydrate kinase: MPPSRMLPAAIVCFGEVLWDIFDLDPPPLGARLVRVIGGAPANVATVLARLGVRVRLVGGVGRDRFGEELCAALAAEGVDVGHMVKLPQRTGLAFVRRDAAGEPSFLFYRQGTADVSVGARDVTPAMGRAALGLVGTSTLMTPRLRGATSAFARALERAGGALVVDLNVRAHMWNDHEEMRERVGALVGRAALIKASEGDLVALASGAPSKSRSRRIAYGAAWLRERAPRATTVFTRAGGPASVVGAVGEVSVPPPVAHAPCVDATGAGDAFIAGVMAALVAARALPGAPGFADAAVWREALALGHRLGRKAISRPGAVTGVVALSACHRALARLSRRREGGATQAARRDGT, translated from the coding sequence ATGCCACCGTCTCGCATGCTCCCGGCCGCGATCGTCTGCTTCGGTGAGGTCCTCTGGGACATCTTCGATCTCGATCCGCCACCTCTCGGGGCGCGGCTCGTGCGGGTCATCGGCGGCGCCCCTGCGAACGTGGCGACCGTGCTCGCGCGCCTTGGGGTGCGCGTGCGCCTCGTAGGGGGGGTGGGGCGCGATCGCTTTGGCGAAGAGCTGTGCGCCGCGCTCGCGGCCGAGGGCGTCGACGTTGGCCACATGGTGAAGCTGCCCCAGCGAACGGGGCTCGCGTTCGTGCGTCGCGACGCGGCGGGCGAGCCGAGCTTCCTCTTCTACCGCCAGGGCACGGCCGACGTGTCGGTGGGCGCGCGCGACGTGACGCCGGCGATGGGGCGCGCCGCGCTCGGCCTCGTGGGCACGAGCACGCTGATGACCCCGAGGCTCCGAGGCGCGACCTCCGCGTTCGCGCGTGCGCTCGAGCGAGCGGGCGGCGCGCTCGTGGTCGACCTCAACGTTCGCGCCCACATGTGGAACGATCACGAGGAGATGCGCGAACGCGTAGGCGCGCTCGTTGGGCGGGCCGCGCTCATCAAGGCGTCGGAGGGGGACCTCGTGGCGCTCGCCAGCGGAGCCCCATCGAAGTCGCGGTCGAGGCGCATCGCGTACGGCGCAGCGTGGCTTCGCGAGCGCGCGCCTCGCGCGACGACGGTGTTCACGCGCGCGGGCGGGCCAGCCAGCGTGGTCGGGGCGGTCGGCGAGGTCTCCGTGCCTCCGCCCGTGGCCCACGCGCCCTGCGTCGACGCGACCGGCGCGGGGGACGCGTTCATCGCGGGGGTGATGGCCGCGCTCGTGGCGGCCAGGGCGCTCCCGGGCGCGCCGGGCTTCGCTGACGCTGCCGTGTGGCGCGAGGCGCTCGCCCTCGGGCACAGGCTCGGTCGGAAGGCGATCTCGCGGCCCGGCGCCGTCACCGGGGTGGTCGCCTTGTCCGCGTGCCACCGCGCCCTCGCGAGGCTGTCGCGCCGGCGCGAGGGTGGGGCCACGCAGGCCGCGCGCCGCGACGGGACTTGA
- the ysxC gene encoding ribosome biogenesis GTP-binding protein YsxC, with the protein MNAPMKPSPQETRVVAAEFAAGATNVEGLPAPVAPEIAFAGRSNVGKSSLMNALMGRRNLVRTSNTPGCTRQLNVFSAKLADGLAVHLVDLPGYGYAKRSKSEFKGWGAMLEGYLLERPTLRAVFVLVDVRRGVEQEERDLLEFLASPPRAQRTMPVSVVVCATKVDKLSGSAQKPALAALRKESGLEVLGTSAETLLGREQMWERIRRAVAG; encoded by the coding sequence ATGAACGCGCCCATGAAGCCGAGCCCCCAAGAGACGCGCGTGGTCGCCGCCGAGTTCGCGGCCGGGGCGACGAACGTCGAGGGGCTGCCCGCGCCCGTCGCGCCCGAGATCGCCTTCGCCGGCCGCTCGAACGTGGGCAAGTCGTCGCTCATGAACGCCCTGATGGGCCGCCGAAACCTGGTGCGAACGAGCAACACGCCGGGCTGCACGCGGCAGCTCAACGTCTTCAGCGCGAAGCTCGCCGACGGCCTCGCCGTGCACCTCGTCGACCTCCCGGGGTACGGCTACGCGAAGCGCTCGAAGAGCGAGTTCAAGGGCTGGGGCGCCATGCTCGAGGGCTACCTCCTCGAGCGTCCCACGCTGCGCGCGGTGTTCGTGCTCGTCGACGTGCGGCGCGGCGTCGAGCAGGAAGAGCGGGATCTGCTCGAGTTTCTCGCGTCGCCGCCCCGCGCGCAGCGCACCATGCCCGTGTCGGTCGTCGTGTGCGCCACCAAGGTCGACAAGCTCTCGGGCTCCGCGCAGAAGCCGGCGCTCGCCGCCCTGCGGAAGGAGAGCGGGCTCGAGGTGCTCGGCACGAGCGCGGAGACGCTGCTTGGTCGCGAGCAAATGTGGGAGCGCATCCGAAGGGCGGTGGCGGGGTGA
- the murJ gene encoding murein biosynthesis integral membrane protein MurJ, producing the protein MSETPAPDEALAAQPAAEPADATAAVDAPGEAGEAGVAPSPPEGEAGTPPAEEPSVEAPALETPLEAPPDAPPAEVSDPAQQASDVVARGDAERGKLARRAAIVGAGTLASRLLGLARDVALAAMFTRAETDAFFTAFRIPNALRQLLGEGAVSSAVVPVLAKKLETEGEEPARDFFAKARGVSLLALAVVTVLGMLLAEPLTELFAGGYHAQPGQFERTVSLTRSVFPYIFFMGSAALGMAALNANKRFAVAAFAPALLNVAFLIAAFVLPAVFLSLGVDAAQAIVAGALLGGVLQVAAQWPSLRKLGYAGLPQIDFNDPAVRDMLRRMGPMAFGLGVYYIDMILSTRFLSELGPGAQSYFMWASRLCDFPQGIFVLALSTASLPSLAGFAARGEMAELEKTYAHGMKLSLFVAIPSSVALMALAEPLIVLLFQRGHFQQEASHETARALLWQGGAVWTVAAVRQIVPVYYALGDTRTPVVVSALDLLAFIALALALRGPLGHVGVSVAVAGSSFVQMALLLVFLRRKLADTRLGDIARSAGKSLLAAIVAGVGGAHAAELVAGVAGEGTVARLLPGLGGAVVFAGLYVLAAYGLRSAELEGLTAGVRRRLARGARAA; encoded by the coding sequence GTGAGCGAGACCCCCGCGCCCGACGAGGCGCTCGCCGCGCAGCCGGCGGCCGAGCCGGCTGACGCGACAGCTGCGGTCGACGCGCCGGGCGAGGCGGGCGAGGCGGGCGTCGCCCCGAGCCCGCCGGAGGGCGAGGCGGGCACACCGCCTGCCGAGGAGCCGTCCGTCGAGGCTCCCGCGCTCGAGACCCCGCTCGAGGCCCCGCCCGACGCTCCACCTGCGGAGGTCTCCGATCCGGCGCAGCAGGCGTCCGATGTCGTCGCGCGGGGCGACGCCGAGCGCGGCAAGCTCGCGCGGCGCGCGGCCATCGTGGGGGCGGGCACGCTCGCCTCGCGCCTCCTCGGGCTCGCGCGCGACGTCGCGCTCGCCGCGATGTTCACGCGCGCCGAGACCGACGCGTTCTTCACCGCCTTCCGCATCCCGAACGCGCTCCGCCAGCTGCTCGGCGAGGGGGCGGTGTCGAGCGCCGTGGTCCCTGTGCTCGCGAAGAAGCTCGAGACGGAGGGCGAGGAGCCCGCGAGGGACTTCTTCGCGAAGGCGCGCGGTGTCTCGCTTCTGGCGCTTGCGGTCGTCACCGTGCTCGGCATGCTGCTCGCCGAGCCGCTCACCGAGCTCTTCGCGGGCGGCTACCACGCTCAGCCTGGGCAGTTCGAGCGCACCGTGTCGCTCACCCGTTCGGTGTTCCCGTACATCTTCTTCATGGGCTCGGCGGCCCTCGGCATGGCCGCGCTCAACGCCAACAAGCGCTTCGCGGTCGCCGCGTTCGCGCCGGCGCTGCTCAACGTGGCGTTCCTGATCGCGGCGTTCGTGCTGCCGGCGGTCTTCCTGTCGCTGGGGGTCGACGCCGCGCAGGCCATCGTGGCGGGCGCCTTGCTGGGCGGGGTGCTCCAGGTGGCCGCCCAGTGGCCGTCGCTGCGCAAGCTCGGCTACGCCGGCCTCCCGCAGATAGATTTCAACGACCCGGCCGTGCGCGACATGCTCCGGCGCATGGGCCCCATGGCCTTCGGACTCGGTGTATACTACATCGACATGATCCTCTCGACGCGCTTCCTGTCCGAGCTCGGGCCGGGCGCGCAGAGCTACTTCATGTGGGCGAGCCGCCTGTGCGACTTCCCCCAGGGCATCTTCGTGCTCGCGCTCTCCACCGCGTCGCTCCCCTCGCTCGCGGGGTTCGCGGCGCGCGGCGAGATGGCCGAGCTCGAGAAGACCTACGCGCACGGAATGAAGCTCTCGCTGTTCGTGGCGATCCCCTCGAGCGTGGCCCTGATGGCCCTCGCCGAGCCCCTCATCGTGCTGCTGTTTCAGCGCGGGCACTTCCAGCAGGAGGCCTCGCACGAGACGGCGCGCGCGCTGCTCTGGCAGGGCGGGGCGGTGTGGACCGTGGCCGCGGTGAGACAGATCGTCCCAGTGTACTACGCGCTCGGGGACACCCGCACCCCGGTGGTCGTGAGCGCGCTCGACCTGCTCGCGTTCATCGCGCTCGCGCTCGCGCTGCGGGGGCCGCTCGGGCACGTCGGCGTGAGCGTGGCCGTCGCCGGCTCGAGCTTCGTGCAGATGGCGCTCTTGCTCGTGTTTCTTCGGCGCAAGCTCGCCGACACGCGGCTCGGCGACATCGCGCGGTCGGCTGGGAAGAGCCTCCTCGCCGCGATCGTCGCCGGGGTCGGCGGGGCGCACGCCGCCGAGCTCGTGGCCGGCGTGGCGGGCGAGGGGACCGTGGCGCGGCTGCTGCCCGGGCTTGGCGGCGCGGTCGTGTTCGCGGGGCTCTACGTGCTCGCGGCGTACGGCCTCCGCTCCGCCGAGCTCGAGGGGCTCACCGCGGGTGTGCGGCGGCGGCTCGCGCGAGGCGCCAGGGCCGCTTGA
- a CDS encoding fatty acyl-AMP ligase: MIDPRHVPPTLVDAVNELARSSALGFTFARSDGSERHMPFAEIREEARRRACHFAARGLVKGDRLALVVPDPDEFVLSFLGAIFAGVVPVPMVPQLSFKNVETYHDTVAHIARASGAKLLLTTESTRPYVAPAAERVDTLLGVLTTSELTDPMAGEVDARVGGADVCFLQFTSGSTSKPKGVVVTHNNLAWNSESFMVHGLEKDSSFDKGVSWLPLFHDMGLIGFVIGPLFTNIPVVFLPTASFVRNPRLWLDTIHKHRGTITYAPNFAYQLVAKRLKERDVEGWDLSCMRRTGCGAEPIQSRTLREFAAKLAPAGFDPKSFIPSYGMAEATLAVTFTPLGAGLRADRIDPKAREREQAEPSDADDAHELVNCGRPFPGHELAIVDADGKRLGDRQVGQIVTRGPSVCQGYYQEPELTQAAFQDGWLQTGDLGYLVDGELFVCGRLKDLIIVRGRNFYPNDLEWVVSELPGVRRGNVVAFSVDGESGEELVICAEAFQSEAKGLPEAIAQAVLAHFALNVYKVVIVPQGTLPRTSSGKAQRRKTRQLFLEGALDAAHRVQGPGEPVPAAAP, translated from the coding sequence ATGATCGACCCCCGACACGTACCGCCGACCCTGGTCGACGCCGTCAACGAGCTCGCGCGGAGCAGCGCGCTCGGGTTCACGTTCGCGCGGTCCGACGGGTCCGAGCGCCACATGCCCTTCGCCGAGATCCGTGAGGAGGCGCGGCGTCGCGCGTGTCACTTCGCCGCGCGGGGGCTCGTGAAGGGCGATCGCCTCGCGCTGGTCGTTCCCGATCCGGACGAGTTCGTGCTGTCGTTCCTCGGCGCGATCTTCGCGGGCGTCGTCCCCGTGCCGATGGTGCCCCAGCTCTCGTTCAAGAACGTGGAGACCTACCACGACACGGTGGCGCACATCGCGCGCGCCTCGGGCGCGAAGCTGCTGCTCACCACCGAGTCGACCCGCCCCTACGTGGCGCCCGCGGCCGAGCGCGTGGACACGCTCTTGGGCGTGCTGACCACCTCCGAGCTCACCGACCCGATGGCCGGCGAGGTCGACGCGCGCGTGGGCGGCGCGGACGTGTGCTTCCTCCAGTTCACCTCCGGGAGCACCTCGAAGCCGAAGGGGGTGGTGGTCACCCACAACAACCTCGCCTGGAACTCCGAGAGCTTCATGGTCCACGGCCTCGAGAAGGACTCGTCCTTCGACAAGGGCGTGAGCTGGTTGCCGCTGTTTCACGACATGGGGCTCATCGGCTTCGTCATCGGGCCGCTGTTCACGAACATCCCCGTCGTGTTCCTTCCCACGGCGAGCTTCGTCCGCAACCCGCGCCTGTGGCTCGACACGATCCACAAGCACCGCGGCACCATCACGTACGCGCCCAACTTCGCCTACCAGCTCGTCGCCAAGCGCCTCAAGGAGCGCGACGTCGAGGGGTGGGATCTCTCGTGCATGCGGCGCACCGGCTGCGGGGCCGAGCCCATCCAGTCGCGCACGCTGCGCGAGTTCGCCGCGAAGCTCGCGCCCGCGGGCTTCGACCCGAAGAGCTTCATCCCTTCGTACGGCATGGCCGAGGCCACGCTGGCGGTCACCTTCACGCCCCTCGGGGCCGGGCTCCGCGCCGACCGCATCGACCCCAAGGCCCGCGAGCGCGAGCAGGCGGAGCCGAGCGACGCCGACGACGCCCACGAGCTCGTGAACTGCGGTCGCCCGTTCCCGGGGCACGAGCTGGCGATCGTCGACGCCGACGGCAAGCGCCTCGGGGACCGTCAGGTGGGGCAGATCGTCACGCGCGGACCCAGCGTGTGCCAGGGCTACTACCAAGAGCCCGAGCTCACCCAGGCCGCCTTCCAAGACGGCTGGCTCCAGACCGGCGACCTCGGTTACCTGGTGGACGGCGAGCTCTTCGTCTGCGGTCGCCTGAAGGACCTCATCATCGTCCGCGGTCGCAACTTCTATCCGAACGATCTCGAGTGGGTCGTGAGCGAGCTGCCGGGCGTCCGGCGCGGAAACGTCGTGGCCTTCAGCGTCGACGGTGAGTCAGGCGAGGAGCTCGTCATCTGCGCCGAGGCCTTCCAGAGCGAGGCGAAGGGCCTCCCCGAGGCCATCGCGCAAGCAGTGCTCGCGCACTTTGCGCTCAACGTGTACAAGGTCGTGATCGTGCCCCAGGGTACGCTGCCGCGGACGTCCAGCGGCAAGGCCCAGCGCCGCAAGACGAGGCAGCTCTTCCTCGAGGGGGCGCTCGACGCGGCACATCGTGTGCAAGGGCCTGGGGAGCCCGTCCCGGCCGCGGCGCCCTGA
- a CDS encoding beta-ketoacyl-[acyl-carrier-protein] synthase family protein has protein sequence MSADDPTRSPPPTAAPARVLVTGLGVVSSIGLGRRAFFEALAEGKSGISRVESFDTTRIGRDYGGEVKAFHARDHLTAAETRRMGRCSAMALAAARMAVEDARIRPSHLGGPRTSVVLGTTMGEADVLGDIDRAWIARGVSAVRRAHLPKYGSTLLPIHLARAFGTEGAVIALPAACAAGNYAIGFGADLIRQGRADVVLAGATEILQELQYSGFARLAAMAHQRCQPFDLNRQGLIVGEGAAVLVLESEAHAVRRGATACAEVGGYGLTCDGYHITRPHPEAVGSIEAMRQAITRSGITPDAVDFVNAHGTGTRANDAAEAKVMREVFGGRRVPISSMKSLIGHCMGAASAIEAVGCVFTLENGLFPPTAGYETPDPECDLDVVANAARTAPGGVASVVLNNSLAFGGYNAVACFARPGVLPEPPTREVL, from the coding sequence ATGAGCGCCGACGACCCCACCCGAAGCCCGCCTCCCACGGCCGCGCCGGCGCGCGTGCTGGTCACCGGCCTCGGGGTCGTGAGCTCGATCGGCCTCGGGCGTCGCGCGTTCTTCGAGGCGCTCGCGGAGGGTAAGAGCGGCATCTCGCGCGTCGAGTCGTTCGACACCACGCGCATCGGCCGCGACTACGGCGGCGAAGTGAAGGCCTTCCACGCCCGCGACCACCTCACCGCGGCGGAGACCCGGCGGATGGGGCGCTGCTCGGCGATGGCCCTCGCCGCGGCGCGCATGGCGGTGGAGGACGCGCGCATTCGCCCGAGCCACCTCGGCGGTCCGCGCACCTCGGTCGTGCTCGGCACGACGATGGGCGAGGCGGACGTGCTCGGCGACATCGACCGCGCTTGGATCGCGCGCGGCGTCTCGGCCGTACGGCGCGCGCACCTGCCCAAATACGGCTCCACGCTGCTTCCCATCCACCTCGCCCGCGCGTTCGGCACCGAGGGCGCCGTCATCGCGCTGCCCGCGGCGTGCGCGGCCGGCAACTACGCGATCGGCTTCGGCGCGGATCTCATCCGCCAGGGCCGCGCCGACGTCGTGCTCGCAGGCGCCACCGAGATCCTCCAGGAGCTGCAGTACTCGGGCTTCGCGCGGCTCGCGGCGATGGCGCACCAGCGCTGCCAGCCGTTCGACCTGAACCGCCAGGGTCTCATCGTGGGCGAGGGCGCGGCGGTGCTCGTCCTCGAGAGCGAGGCCCACGCGGTGCGGCGGGGCGCCACGGCGTGCGCGGAGGTGGGCGGCTACGGACTCACCTGCGACGGCTACCACATCACTCGGCCGCACCCGGAGGCGGTCGGCAGCATCGAGGCCATGCGGCAGGCGATCACTCGCTCCGGCATCACCCCCGACGCCGTCGACTTCGTGAACGCCCACGGCACCGGCACGCGGGCCAACGACGCCGCGGAGGCGAAGGTGATGCGCGAGGTCTTCGGCGGGCGACGGGTACCCATCAGCAGCATGAAGAGCCTCATCGGACACTGCATGGGCGCGGCGAGCGCCATCGAGGCCGTCGGGTGCGTGTTCACCCTGGAGAACGGCCTCTTCCCCCCGACGGCGGGCTACGAGACCCCGGACCCCGAGTGCGATCTGGACGTCGTCGCGAACGCGGCGCGCACGGCGCCAGGCGGTGTGGCGAGCGTCGTGCTGAACAACTCGCTCGCGTTCGGTGGCTACAACGCCGTGGCGTGCTTCGCGCGACCCGGGGTGCTGCCCGAGCCGCCCACCCGGGAGGTGCTGTGA
- a CDS encoding YbgC/FadM family acyl-CoA thioesterase, whose translation MSGAFRSRRSSHAVRVRYADTDQAAVVHHAAYLAFLEAARIEHFRAHGFDYAAFEAATRTGLPVVELRVRYRSPARFDDALEVETSTAAVTRFSMWIEGTVRRGHVVLVESKVRLACVDMGTERPSRLPRELLDACLEPGWEL comes from the coding sequence GTGAGCGGCGCCTTCCGCTCTCGGCGCTCGTCGCACGCCGTCCGCGTGCGCTACGCGGACACCGATCAGGCCGCCGTGGTTCACCACGCCGCGTACCTCGCGTTCCTCGAGGCGGCGCGCATCGAGCACTTTCGTGCCCACGGCTTCGACTACGCCGCGTTCGAGGCCGCCACGCGCACGGGGCTCCCGGTGGTCGAGCTTCGCGTGCGGTACAGGTCTCCGGCGCGGTTCGACGACGCCCTCGAGGTCGAGACGTCGACGGCGGCCGTCACGCGCTTCTCCATGTGGATCGAGGGTACGGTGCGCCGTGGCCACGTCGTGCTGGTGGAGTCGAAGGTACGGCTCGCCTGCGTCGACATGGGCACCGAGCGGCCGTCGCGCCTGCCGCGAGAGCTGCTCGACGCGTGCCTCGAGCCCGGCTGGGAGCTCTGA
- a CDS encoding DUF971 domain-containing protein has translation MRDPRTKARAIRSPRGGRTTEIDWADGHKGVYPHRVLRGFCPCAGCQGHSGTIAFLPPSDLQLELEGLDPVGNYALCLRWFDGHASGLYSYTYLRALCQCAECRPQGEAAVGEEMPRL, from the coding sequence ATGAGAGATCCACGCACGAAGGCGCGCGCCATTCGCTCCCCGCGAGGCGGTCGAACGACCGAGATCGACTGGGCCGACGGCCACAAGGGCGTCTACCCGCACCGCGTGCTGCGCGGATTCTGCCCGTGCGCGGGCTGCCAGGGGCACTCCGGCACGATCGCGTTCCTGCCCCCCTCCGACCTGCAGCTCGAGCTCGAGGGGCTCGATCCCGTCGGAAACTACGCGCTCTGCTTGCGCTGGTTCGACGGTCACGCGAGCGGCCTCTACTCGTACACGTACCTGCGCGCCCTGTGTCAGTGCGCGGAGTGTAGGCCGCAAGGCGAGGCGGCGGTGGGCGAGGAGATGCCTCGCCTGTGA
- a CDS encoding acyl carrier protein: MTDNLKEELRALISEIAEVDTVPDDAHFKDLGIDSMMGVEIVAAIERQYHVKIDDSELKEISTLSKSYDLVLDKLQTRETMVAQSAE, from the coding sequence ATGACCGACAACTTGAAAGAAGAGCTCCGCGCCCTCATCAGCGAGATCGCCGAGGTGGACACCGTCCCCGACGACGCGCACTTCAAGGACCTCGGCATCGACTCGATGATGGGCGTCGAGATCGTGGCAGCGATCGAGCGGCAGTACCACGTGAAGATCGACGACTCGGAGCTCAAGGAAATCTCCACTCTGAGCAAGTCGTACGACCTCGTGCTCGACAAGCTGCAGACGCGCGAGACCATGGTCGCCCAGTCTGCCGAGTGA
- a CDS encoding acyl carrier protein: MNRVELLKLFETTAAEVVEKDFKNVSEGTVISELGIDSLGMLEIVGAMERKLKIQIPDESLAGLQTVRDLLEAVEKRITA; encoded by the coding sequence ATGAACCGCGTGGAGCTCCTCAAGTTGTTCGAGACGACGGCCGCCGAGGTCGTGGAGAAGGACTTCAAGAACGTGTCCGAGGGAACGGTCATCAGCGAGCTTGGGATCGACTCGCTCGGCATGCTCGAGATCGTCGGTGCGATGGAGCGCAAGCTGAAGATCCAGATCCCCGACGAGTCCCTCGCCGGCTTGCAGACGGTGCGTGATCTGCTCGAGGCGGTCGAGAAGCGCATCACCGCGTAG